Proteins found in one Arachis stenosperma cultivar V10309 chromosome 8, arast.V10309.gnm1.PFL2, whole genome shotgun sequence genomic segment:
- the LOC130944229 gene encoding aldehyde dehydrogenase family 3 member H1-like produces the protein MESLQKKVVFDGETASMVMKELRGSFRSGKTRSYEWRVSQVKALLKMVTDNEKQIIDALLSDLAKPPLETVVYEIGMFKNSCEVILKELKQWMKPEKVKTSISTFPSSAEIVPEPLGVVLVISAWNYPILLSLDPVVGAIAAGNAVVLKPSEIAPATSSLMAKLLAEYMDNSCVRVVEGAVDETSALLDQKWDKIFYTGNGRVGRIVMTAAAKHLTPVVLELGGKCPAVVDSDVNLQVAARRLISGKWGLNNGQACVSPDYVITTKDFAPKLVDSLKTELENFFGKNPLESKDISRIVNHNHFVRVAKLLDDEKVSDKIIHGGEKDESKLRISPTLLLDVPHDSLIMGEEIFGPLLPIITVNKLEESFDLINSRTKPLAAYIFTNNKKLKEQFVKNVSAGGMLVNDIALHLIVPTLPFGGVGDSGTGSYHGRFSFEAFTHKKAVLYRGFGGDASLRYPPYTETKQRVMKALVSGGILSIIGALLGWSSKA, from the exons ATGGAGTCGTTGCAGAAGAAGGTTGTGTTTGACGGAGAAACGGCGTCGATGGTGATGAAGGAGCTGAGAGGGAGCTTCCGTTCTGGAAAGACTAGAAGCTACGAGTGGAGAGTGTCGCAGGTGAAGGCACTGCTGAAGATGGTGACTGACAACGAGAAACAGATCATCGATGCTCTTCTCTCCGACCTCGCCAAGCCACCGCTCGAAACCGTCGTCTACGAG ATTGGAATGTTTAAAAACTCATGTGAAGTCATATTGAAGGAATTGAAACAATGGATGAAGCCAGAGAAG GTCAAAACTTCAATATCAACATTTCCTTCTTCAGCTGAAATAGTACCTGAACCACTTGGGGTTGTGTTGGTCATTTCTGCATGGAACTATCCAATTT TGCTGTCTCTTGATCCAGTGGTTGGAGCCATTGCAGCTGGTAATGCTGTGGTTCTAAAACCATCAGAGATTGCTCCAGCAActtcatcattgatggctaaaCTGTTAGCAGAGTACATGGATAACTCATGTGTTAGAGTTGTTGAAGGAGCAGTTGATGAAACAAGTGCACTCTTGGATCAAAAGTGGGACAAGATTTTCTACACAG GTAATGGAAGAGTGGGGCGCATAGTCATGACTGCTGCTGCAAAACACCTTACACCTGTTGTTCTGGAGCTTGGAGGAAAATGTCCAGCAGTTGTTGATTCAGATGTCAATTTACAG GTAGCAGCTAGACGCTTAATTTCTGGCAAGTGGGGACTCAACAATGGACAAGCTTGTGTTTCTCCTGATTATGTTATTACAACAAAAGACTTTGCTCCCAAGTTG GTGGATTCTCTGAAGACTGAGTTGGAGAACTTCTTTGGAAAGAATCCGTTGGAATCAAAAGATATATCCAGAATTGTGAATCACAACCACTTTGTTCGCGTAGCGAAGCTCTTGGACGATGAGAAGGTTTCCGACAAGATTATTCATGGAGGCGAAAAGGATGAAAGCAAATT GAGGATTTCTCCCACTTTACTATTGGATGTTCCACATGATTCTCTGATCATGGGTGAGGAGATATTTGGTCCATTGCTTCCCATCATCACG GTGAATAAATTGGAAGAAAGTTTTGATCTGATCAATTCAAGAACAAAGCCTCTGGCTGCATATATATTTACAAACAACAAGAAGCTGAAGGAGCAGTTTGTGAAGAATGTTTCTGCAGGGGGCATGCTTGTCAATGACATTGCCTTACAT CTTATTGTTCCCACGTTGCCATTTGGGGGAGTAGGAGACAGTGGAACAGGTTCATACCATGGAAGGTTCTCCTTTGAAGCGTTTACTCACAAGAAAGCAGTTCTTTATCGTGGTTTTGGTGGAGACGCATCACTAAGGTATCCACCATACACAGAAACAAAACAGAGGGTGATGAAGGCACTCGTTAGTGGTGGTATTCTTAGCATCATTGGTGCTCTTTTGGGATGGTCCTCCAAggcttaa
- the LOC130945415 gene encoding uncharacterized protein LOC130945415 — translation MEKGKQVNSVEGEPYGPWMVVQRPVWKRKLGKSVASTSSEADGSSGKKLQKGTEEMNEPPDPKPHMNSIESDIILEAVLQYERGRELPERQGKKQENEESEESNSMEMKKHFDEASQAGASFNGNNDNFRSNNDYGSRNNNNGPSTSSRRLSSLHSQRHRASRSCESIPASLLWSKNGSGCNSFNLPPPQLSRSSSARKSFSSTIMYSSSSSAMLKPQPIEMTVECTLEELCHGCIKKFKIKRDVITPNGEMSQEEEIVTLNVEPGWRTGTKITFESSGNVRAGLYREDVIFSIWEKKHQLFRREGDDLELVLEIPLVKALSGGIIPIPLLGGEEMNVSFEEDIIFPGFEKVISGQGMPIFNDPDKRGDLRIKFLVEFPTYLTDQQRAEVVSILQE, via the exons ATGGAGAAGGGCAAACAAGTAAATTCAGTAGAAGGAGAACCATATGGCCCATGGATGGTAGTACAAAGACCTGTATGGAAAAGGAAATTAGGGAAAAGCGTAGCTAGTACAAGTAGTGAGGCGGATGGGAGTAGTGGAAAGAAATTGCAAAAGGGGACAGAAG AGATGAATGAACCACCTGATCCTAAACCTCATATGAACTCTATTGAGAGTGATATAATATTGGAAGCAGTATTGCAATATGAAAGAGGAAGAGAACTCCCAGAGAGGCAAGGGAAAAAGCAAGAAAATGAAGAAAGTGAAGAAAGCAATAGCATGGAGATGAAG AAACATTTTGATGAAGCTAGCCAAGCGGGTGCCTCCTTCAACGGAAACAATGACAATTTCAGATCGAATAACGACTATGGTTCTagaaacaacaataatggtccATCAACGAGTTCAAGAAGATTATCAAGCTTGCATTCACAAAGACATAGGGCTAGCAGAAGCTGTGAATCCATACCCGCATCACTGTTATGGAGCAAAAATGGCAGCGGTTGCAACAGTTTCAACCTACCGCCGCCGCAACTCTCGAGAAGCTCGAGTGCTCGGAAGAGCTTCTCTTCTACAATCATGTATTCCAGTTCATCGTCTGCGATGCTAAAACCGCAACCCATCGAGATGACGGTTGAGTGCACCCTTGAGGAGTTGTGCCATGGATGCATTAAGAAGTTCAAGATCAAAAGAGATGTCATCACTCCTAATGG GGAAATGTCTCAAGAAGAAGAGATCGTAACGTTAAATGTGGAGCCAGGATGGAGGACTGGTACAAAAATTACATTTGAAAGTTCCGGAAATGTTAGAGCTGGTTTATACCGAGAAGACGTAATATTTTCTATATGGGAGAAAAAGCACCAATTATTCCGAAGAGAAGGTGATGATTTGGAATTGGTGCTTGAAATTCCCTTGGTAAAAGCACTCAGTGGAGGCATAATACCGATCCCATTATTGGGGGGAGAAGAGATGAACGTGAGTTTTGAAGAAGATATCATATTCCCTGGTTTTGAGAAAGTAATCTCTGGCCAGGGCATGCCAATTTTCAATGATCCAGACAAGAGAGGAGACTTGAGAATTAAGTTTCTTGTTGAGTTTCCAACATATCTCACTGATCAACAACGGGCTGAGGTTGTTAGCATATTACAAGAGTAG